GTTTCTATGTagtgaaataaacattaaagCACTAAAAGCCTGTTCAAGGCAGATAAAAAGATGAACAAGCTGTTGCCATTATTGTTACTGTCGGTCGTGTTCTTTTGTCGGACTTCCTGTTCCCTAAAATTCTATCAAGTACTCTGAAATATTTTGAAAGAGATACTTAACTGTGGTGTGCATGAGTTTGCCCTGaatcatttaatatttctgAGGACAGGTTGTCCTATTATGGCGCATATTCTCCTCAGCTCAAGCTGGACGCTGACTGGAACTTTAATGTGCACATTTTTAAGCAGGTTTCTTGGATTGCATGTCGAGTGGATTGCTTGGCTTTTGTTAGGCTGTTAAAAAgggttcagctgcagctgtctTCGTCAGTAACTGCAAAACCTGGTTTATAACTCTTTAGATAAACCGAATTTTTCTCCCCCTCACTCCTCAGCTGCCAGGTCCAGCCTGAACATGGAATCCATGCTTAACAAGCTTAAAAGCACTGTCACTAAGGTGACAGCAGATGTCGCAGGTGCTGTCATGGGCAACCCGGTGACACGAGAGTTTGAGGTTGGACGACATATCGCCAGCGGGGGTCCTGGAATGTGCTGGAGAATCTACAATGGCACCAAGAAGTCCACCAAACAGGTGAGTGTTAATATCCGCCCCTTGATCAGATCAACTCCAACTTAATTCTGCTATGGATACGCCTCGCGTCCACATTACCCCAGAGTTTTGGAGccgctaaaacagagaagtctagaaatgctgctggtcctgttttagtttgaaacctCAGGAGCTGCATTTTAGTACAAACAGGCAGACAttaagatgtttggaaacaatgatgtaGACACTCGCAGCTGCTTGTTGATTGGGTCTATTCGGTCATGACACAAACCTTCCCTGATTTGTCAGGTTCCTGTCACGTGACCCCCTTCTGGAAGAAACCACTGACATTTgcctcagctaccagtgtagaacgtAACAAGAATGATCAATTACAAGCATGGCTGagcctgttgtctttgctaaaaGTTGTAGTGCAGAgtgtaggagacaagctattTTTCAAGCAATTTGTGAAATGTCCAGAGGGACACGTGTGCCTTCCTGTGTACATTAACTTGCGCAGTGTACGTTTTTAGGCATGTTGGTATGGAatgggattaaaactgataagaAAGTCAAAACGCTTGTGTGCACAGAGTtcgttttagtttggaaacttTCCATACCAGAAATTACTTTGGGACTCATTTCATATCCttattgtttgtctttgacCATAAAGGAAGTGGCAGTGTTTGTGTTCGAAAAGAAGGTGATCGACAAGTATCAGAAATTTGAGAAAGACCAAATCGTTGATTCGCTGAAAAGAGGAGTGCAACAGCTGACCAGACTGCGTCATCCCCGTCTCCTGACTGTGCAGCATCCTCTGGAGGAGTCACGGtgagaaacacactcacacatgtatCAAGGATAAACTGAATGAGTCACAAGTCAAAGGGGGCCTTGACATCTaagatttaaaaggaaaatgggagcaaacacatttgtcttcttctgtgtgtgtgatttagtgTGTGAACAGATGGTTGTCAAAACTAGTTCCTGCATAATGTATATGCAAAATAAGGTAGAGATATTCTTgtccttccttttttcttccactgTCTTTCTTTAAGTTCCGTGCAGGTCAGCTCTTACTTCACAGTTCTTgccttttgtctgttttgtttaatttctctaCATGTTCAATACAGCAACCTTTAAAGTGATGTTATTCCTTGTGTGTGGCCATCAGGGACTGCCTGGCGTTCTGTACAGAGCCGGTGTTTGCAAGTCTGTCCAATGTGCTGGGCCACTGGGACAACCTGCCGAGCCCTGTGCCCAACGACATCAAGGAGTACAAGCTCTATGACGTGGAGACCAAGTATGGCTTGCTACAGGTGAGAGTGCTCTgactcaaataaacaaataaaaatagaatagaaacaTCTCAGGAAGAAAAAGGCGCCTGAACGCTCctgatttctgtgttgttgtgaacgcatctgagcggagaatctccttcTGCGTTTTTCcatgtgtgaaatgcaaactccggagaaagtctggacccaattctgcgGACATCCTCTGGTGTAAACGTCATGTCTATACTGTTTCCATAGCCTATATAAGTTTTTTCAAGTAACCCTACTATGTTTGTCAGGTGTGTCACATAGCCAAGGGGAGTCCTTCTCTCCAGCAGAAAACACTGCGTCTGAAGCACCTTGTTTGCACTCCTGGCTTTTCTTTGACTACATCCTCAAATCACATGACCGCCTATGTACAGTTCTTACTGTGACGTAAAGCGATTGTACAATTATAATGTTACACCCTGGGTCCTTACTTTGTTGTGACATGGGCGTGTGTTTATCATGTCTCAAGTCTTGGGCTCTGATCTTTACCCATGTGAGTGTAGAACAATGTGCTCGTACTGTGTCTATCATACCCTGACATTTTAATGTGTCTGTCTCTTCAGATCTCGGAGGGTATGGCCTTCCTTCACAGTGGGGTGAAAATGGTTCATGGCAACCTGTGTCTGGAGAACAtaatcctcaacaagagtgGAGCCTGGAAAATCATGGGCTTTGACTTCAGCATCTCCTCGTCAAACCCCTCAGATGCTGAGGTATGCTGGGGAGTTTTGTTCCCTCAGTCTGGCCTGTCAGGCAGGGCCTACAAGAAGCTCCACCAAATCCATGTCTCATAGTGTTGTCACATCTTTACATTCTCATATCCTCCTTTCCCCTTCAGCCCAAGTACACATGTAAAGAGTGGGAGCccatcctccctccactctgcctccccaACCCTGAGTACCTGGCCCCTGAGTACATCCTGTCTGTCAGCTGCGACTCTGCCTCCGACATGTACTCACTGGGTGTGGTCATGCATGCCATCTTCAATGAGGGCAAGCCCGTTTTCCAGGTCAACAAGCATGACATTTTCAAGAGCTTCAGCCGACAGCTGGACCAGGTAAAGTAGACGTGTGCGGAATGTGGAGCTGTGACAGTGGATGAAGAGTTGTGCTCTGTAAGCACAAAAATGAACATAAAATGTCACTAGACACTGCTCATGTGTTTTACTGTTACCAATCAACCTCTGAGTTTATGTGCTGTTccatcatttctttatttttccattgtAGCTGAGCAGCATGAATCCAGCATTGCTGAACAAGATCCCTGACGAGGTGCGGGAGCACGTCAAAATGCTGCTCAGTGTCGCGCCCAATGTCCGGCCGGATGCTGACCAGATGACCAAGGTTTGCAATAATATGTACAGTCACCAAACACATAGTATATTGTTTGCACTTGTGTTGGAACACGTTTCTTATCTTCAACATTTTCTTGGTGTTGACTTGTTCAGATCCCATTTTTTGATGACGTGGGCGCTGTCACTCTTCAGTACTTTGACACCCTTTTCCAAAGGGACAACCTACAGAAGTCTCAGTTCTATAAAGGCCTCCCCAAAGTCCTTCCCCAACTGCCCAAGGTACATGCTTGTATATTTTGCAAAAGGAAATGTAGTGTATATTGGGTGGAAAGGCTTTCCAATGCCCTCCAATGAAAACGCAGTATTACAGTCTGAAGTCGTTGCTTCTTCAACCTTTTGCAGAGGGTGGTGGTGTATCGAATCTTGCCGTCATTGACCTCTGAGTTTGTCAACCCGGACATGGTTCCCTTCGTGCTGCCCAATGTTCTGCTGATTGCCGAGGAGTGCACAAAGGAGGAGTACATTCGTCTCATCCTGCCTGACCTCACACCTGTTTTCAAACAGCAAGAGCCTATTCAGGTACAAAGGCATAAACCACTTACAGGAGGCTCTAGACACTGTACTGttaaaataaagcatttttgGATAATATGTTCTAAGCTAAAACATTGTTTCCGTTTTGAAAAACAGTTGTTTTCTCTGGTGTGTTTGAGGTTTTGAAAGTGAGATTAATCTGAGTGAAGAACATTCTCTGTTTGGGCTCATTCTGTTACTTCATCAAGACTTGtctctctgtatttttctttccatgCCACCTTAGGCTAGTAACATGGTGAGTGGTCTCTGTTGTGAATATACTCCAGTTACATCAGCtagtgtatttgttgtgttgtcaatGTTGTAGCACTAAAAAAGACGTACTAAAGCCACTGAAATCACAGACTCCACCTACGTCCACTTAACCACCATACTTTTGAGTAGAAGGTAGGACAGTGTCCTCTTGCTTTTGACTGTAAAGTTTATCTAACTGTCCCTGTGCTGTGTAGATCCTGCTGATCTTCCTGCAGAAGATGGACCTGCTGCTGACCAAAACACCGCCAGAGGAAATCAAGAACAGCGTGTTGCCTATGGTCTACAGAGCTCTCGGAGCCCCTTCTGTACAGATCCAGGTACAGGGCTGAACTTCACTGATGTCTATTTTTAGCAGTCGACTTGGATtcctgggattttttttttgtcacctgCTGCTACCCTTTGTCTCTTTGAGTGTTAATCTTGAGAGAACAGTGAGAATAGATGCTGTCCTAGGCAtcataaaaatgtcatatttcatGTCTTATCTGCGCCCGAGCAGGAGCTGTGCCTGAACATCATCCCCACATTTGCCAACCTGATTGACTACCCGTCCATGAAGAACTCCCTCATCCCTCGGATCAAATCCGCCTGCCTGCAGACCTCCTCGCTAGCTGTGAGTCTTGATTAGATATTTTCTGCTCCCCGTGTGCACCTGCCTCCTCAAAAATTAGATTTTCTATTGTGTTGTTATGTCTTTTAACTGTCTTTactttttccttctcctctcaatATATATGTACTTTGTCTTAATTTGTTATTTCCCTTGTTACTGTACAGGTACGAGTGAACTCTCTGGTGTGTCTAGGGAAGATTTTGGAATATCTAGACAAGTGGTTTGTCATTGATGAGATCCTGCCCTTCTTACAACAGATCCCCTCTAGAGAACCAGCAGTGCTCATGGGCATCCTAGGTAAAGATGAACCCCCCCATTCCACTTCCAACTCTTGTGATTCAAAGAGTCAAGcaacctcttcttcttcttcttcttcttcttaattgTTGGTTACTTTAACTACTTTCTCCTGTCTTTAGGAATCTATAAATGCACTTTCAGCCACAAGAAGCTGGGCATTCCCAAAGAGCACCTCGCTTCAAAGAGCCTGCCCCACCTCGTCTCTCTTAGTATAGACAACAACCTCAATCTGAATCAGGTACTATACAGCCTACACATTTGAATTTCGAATGTAATTCACAAAGAATCCAGTTCtgtcttaagctgctttcacacatgcactgaactccagagaacctCTGGACCTTCTCTGGaaaggctgtatgtgagaatgcaaacaTCTGTGTTAGACCCTCCAGACTTTCTGGggagtttctccagccagccAGCAGAGTAAAAATCTGCCGAATGAGCCggtgtgagaacacagcaggagatcctctgcaggtttCACTGCGAGCGACGCCACTAGTTAAAGCCTATGGGGTCGTGGCATTTACCTGCAAATCTGACAAGCACACATCATGTTAtctgcatctgttttttttctatcatcTTTACAATTCCGTTTTATGCAAGTTGCATCTAATTTCATCCACTCTGTTTAGTTTAACTCGTTCATGGCGGTTATACGCGAAATGCTGAGTCGCATGGAGACTGAACACAAGACCAAGTTGGAGCAGCTGCAtctcctgcaggagcagcagaggtgtgtgtgtgtgtgtgtgtgtgtgtgtgtgtgtgtgtgtgtgtgtgtgtgtgtgtgtgtgtgtgtgtgtgtgtgtgtgtgtgtgtgtgtgtgtgtgtgtgtgtgtgtgtgtgtgtgtgtgtgtgtgttaatttaTATCACTTTACACTGTGATTTACACTTTAATACTTTTAACTTGGATTATTAATCAAATAGTCATAAATATTCATGGTAAACTTTCAGAAAAATTTGCTTAGACGCCCGAGGTAATTACATCTCCAATTGAAAGCAATAAACGTTCAATGCTTGCCCCATGAATATGATAATTGTTTGACTAATGAGGTTTTTATAAATGAGTCTATCTATGTTCCCTTTGTTTTCTGatttctgttgtctttttttaacagGAGTATAAACATTTCAAGCCCAGGGAACCAACCAGAAGACACAAAGAGCCCACCAAGCTCCAGCAACCAGGTGAGAGGTCGATTCCATGTTCAAAGATCAGAGAACACGATTATAAGATCCTGAAAGGGctggaaatgtcatgtttttaaatcgCTGTAGTGTAATGATTCAAATTTTTTCTTTCAGATTGACGATATCTTTGGCAGCAGAGGGGTTAATGGAAAAGAGAATGGGTCTGCACCAGCTGCAGCAACCTCACAGCCTAATAGGGTATGGAAATGATTCTGCACCTCATTTACACAAAATGTCCCCTTTGTGCTCCAGTTATTTCATGGTCTCTTTCCCCCTGAACCCCCTCTAGATGTCTCTGACTCTCGAGGAGAAACAGCGATTGGCTAAGGAGCAAGAACAAGCAGTCAAACTGAGGAACCAGCAGCCGTTGGCACCACAGACCATCAAACAGGCCGCCACCACCAACTCACAGGTACAAACTGCACACTTCAGTGTACACAAACTCACCATTAAGCTCAAACACTGCTGATTCGTGAAGATCAATCTCACCTTATTTGACGTTGCAGACTAAAGATCTGACCAGCAGCCTTCTCAACATGACGACGCTAAACAGCCTGTCTTTGGCCAACACAGCACGACCAGCCCCAGTGCAGGGCAACACCATGTCGGCCTTTCCCTCCTCCAGCCCTGTGGTTGGCTCCATGGGCACCCCAGTGTCTAATGGCTTCAATGCACCTATGGGCTTCCAGACA
The sequence above is a segment of the Hippoglossus stenolepis isolate QCI-W04-F060 chromosome 22, HSTE1.2, whole genome shotgun sequence genome. Coding sequences within it:
- the scyl2 gene encoding SCY1-like protein 2 isoform X2, with the translated sequence MESMLNKLKSTVTKVTADVAGAVMGNPVTREFEVGRHIASGGPGMCWRIYNGTKKSTKQEVAVFVFEKKVIDKYQKFEKDQIVDSLKRGVQQLTRLRHPRLLTVQHPLEESRDCLAFCTEPVFASLSNVLGHWDNLPSPVPNDIKEYKLYDVETKYGLLQISEGMAFLHSGVKMVHGNLCLENIILNKSGAWKIMGFDFSISSSNPSDAEPKYTCKEWEPILPPLCLPNPEYLAPEYILSVSCDSASDMYSLGVVMHAIFNEGKPVFQVNKHDIFKSFSRQLDQLSSMNPALLNKIPDEVREHVKMLLSVAPNVRPDADQMTKIPFFDDVGAVTLQYFDTLFQRDNLQKSQFYKGLPKVLPQLPKRVVVYRILPSLTSEFVNPDMVPFVLPNVLLIAEECTKEEYIRLILPDLTPVFKQQEPIQILLIFLQKMDLLLTKTPPEEIKNSVLPMVYRALGAPSVQIQELCLNIIPTFANLIDYPSMKNSLIPRIKSACLQTSSLAVRVNSLVCLGKILEYLDKWFVIDEILPFLQQIPSREPAVLMGILGIYKCTFSHKKLGIPKEHLASKSLPHLVSLSIDNNLNLNQFNSFMAVIREMLSRMETEHKTKLEQLHLLQEQQRSINISSPGNQPEDTKSPPSSSNQIDDIFGSRGVNGKENGSAPAAATSQPNRMSLTLEEKQRLAKEQEQAVKLRNQQPLAPQTIKQAATTNSQTKDLTSSLLNMTTLNSLSLANTARPAPVQGNTMSAFPSSSPVVGSMGTPVSNGFNAPMGFQTGGMGMGMRPTGPGLYGGMATTTSTPNFGALTQNHPSIGQTNKAPDMSALDSLFTPSKPKVSLNQMGPIAAPATNTPWLNQYGTAQNAQTQMQGMPVGSGGVPTGFGMQANPFFSPQNFSQPAAAPSMNQSGVKHSASVNNDLKDLFG
- the scyl2 gene encoding SCY1-like protein 2 isoform X1, which translates into the protein MESMLNKLKSTVTKVTADVAGAVMGNPVTREFEVGRHIASGGPGMCWRIYNGTKKSTKQEVAVFVFEKKVIDKYQKFEKDQIVDSLKRGVQQLTRLRHPRLLTVQHPLEESRDCLAFCTEPVFASLSNVLGHWDNLPSPVPNDIKEYKLYDVETKYGLLQISEGMAFLHSGVKMVHGNLCLENIILNKSGAWKIMGFDFSISSSNPSDAEPKYTCKEWEPILPPLCLPNPEYLAPEYILSVSCDSASDMYSLGVVMHAIFNEGKPVFQVNKHDIFKSFSRQLDQLSSMNPALLNKIPDEVREHVKMLLSVAPNVRPDADQMTKIPFFDDVGAVTLQYFDTLFQRDNLQKSQFYKGLPKVLPQLPKRVVVYRILPSLTSEFVNPDMVPFVLPNVLLIAEECTKEEYIRLILPDLTPVFKQQEPIQASNMILLIFLQKMDLLLTKTPPEEIKNSVLPMVYRALGAPSVQIQELCLNIIPTFANLIDYPSMKNSLIPRIKSACLQTSSLAVRVNSLVCLGKILEYLDKWFVIDEILPFLQQIPSREPAVLMGILGIYKCTFSHKKLGIPKEHLASKSLPHLVSLSIDNNLNLNQFNSFMAVIREMLSRMETEHKTKLEQLHLLQEQQRSINISSPGNQPEDTKSPPSSSNQIDDIFGSRGVNGKENGSAPAAATSQPNRMSLTLEEKQRLAKEQEQAVKLRNQQPLAPQTIKQAATTNSQTKDLTSSLLNMTTLNSLSLANTARPAPVQGNTMSAFPSSSPVVGSMGTPVSNGFNAPMGFQTGGMGMGMRPTGPGLYGGMATTTSTPNFGALTQNHPSIGQTNKAPDMSALDSLFTPSKPKVSLNQMGPIAAPATNTPWLNQYGTAQNAQTQMQGMPVGSGGVPTGFGMQANPFFSPQNFSQPAAAPSMNQSGVKHSASVNNDLKDLFG